TTTTTTGAGGCCGGCCATGATACCACCCGGCAGCTGGTCCTCTCGGCATTCTGGTTTGCCATCCCGAGCATCTTCTTCCTGCTGGCATTGTATTTCCTGCTCACCCGGTTCAGTCTCCTCCCGAGCCTTGGCGGGGCGTATGGGATCTGGATCGCAGCACTTCTCATCGTGTACCGTTTCGTTTCAATCGTATGAGATTCCTGCCTCACCTGGTAGGGGACCGGTTCTCCGGCCGACAGCAGATTCCCGGCAATACTTTCACCCCCCCTGCCTGCCGGTATTCATACCATGCTGCCAGATCTGCACCCGGACCATGAACCGGAAGGTACACCTCATCTCCGGGGGAATTCTCTACCTTGCGTACGTATACGTTACCGGTTTTTTTCACGATATTACCCCGGAACTCTTCGTGTACGGGATCGTTGCGGTTACCCTGGGCTCCCTCTTCCCGGATATCATCGAGCCCGCAACTGGTGCCCGTCACCGGCGCATCTGCCACAGCTGGCGGGCCCTGAAACTCATGCTCGCACTCTTCCTGGTCCTGGCTCTGGCAATCAGCTTTTCACCCGGCATTCCCCGGTACCCTCTCGCATTTTCCGCATCCTGCTTTTTCCTCGGCTACGCGGTTCATCTCATTGCAGATTCCCTGACCCGGGCCGGGTTACCGGACTGAACCGTCAGGAAGCAGGAACCCGCCACAGGATCCGGCGGGGGATCTTCTGGTATTCCGGCACAATGCGGGAAAACCCTGACTGCACGGATCAGCCCATGAAAAAAGAGGCATGGCCGGGACTACCGGGATTCAGAAGGAGGGAACCGGGCCCGTTACGGCCGGGGTTCTTATTTTTTGTACCGGAATGCATTTTCCGGTATCCGCATCTCGAACCGGGCCCCGGTTCCGGCATTACCATTTTCCGTGATCGTGATACCGGTGACAGAAAGGATCTCCCGGACCAGGAAGAGGCCAAAGCCGGTATTTTTCCCAAACCCGCGCTCGAAGAGCCGGGCCTTGTCACCGGCGGTTATCCCGGTACCGTCATCTTCGACAACGACAAGCAGGAATTCTTTCTCCGGGTGTGCAGAAACCCGGATCCGGGACATTGTCTCCCCCCCGTACCGGAGTGCATTGTCGAACAGGTTGTAAAAGACCTTCTCAAAGAGCAGGTCAGAAAAGATCTCAACATCTGAGATCTCCGCTTCAAGCCGGATATTCCCCGCGGGAAGGGATGACCAGGCATTCCCTGTTACCTGCGCCGGGTCCTGCCACGAGGGTGCCTTCACGCCCATATCATCGATGATCTCCGTAAAATTGATCTGCTGCTCGATGATGCCCGCGATCTTCTGGGCCTTTGTTATGAGTTCCAGGATCGTTTCCGGGTCGGAGACTGAGGCCCGCGCAAACTCAAGCCACCCGCCAAGTGCCAGAAGCTGGTTGCGGATATCATGGCGGGTGATGCTCGTCATGAGCGTGATCTGCCGGTTTGCCTGCCGCAGGGCATTCTCGATAGCTTTTAACTGGGTAACGTCATGGAGGATCCCTTCGACGCCGTCAATATTCCCGTTTTCATCGAAGAGAAGGCGGCTGTTTGCCGTGGCATCGTGCAGGTTGCCATAACGGTCTTTCAGGGACAGAGGGTACCCGGAGATTACTTTCTTTTCAAGGAGAACTGCCATGAGGGCATCTTGTTCCCGTGGATCTGCATAGAAATCCGTTGAACGGAGTTTCCCGGCAATATCGGCAGGAGACTCGTACCCGACAATGCGGGCACCATAGGGGCTGATCATCGTGATCATCCCCTCACGGTTAACCCGGTAGAAGACATCCTGCATATTCTCGATAATGTTCCGGTAATCCTCTTCACTGCGGCGCAGGGCCTCTTCGGTCCGCTGGCGGTCGGTGATATCCCGGAGAATGGAGATGATGCCCCGCACGGAACCGTCGCGGTAATGGAGGGCGGCACTATGCATTTCCACAACGAACCGGGAACCGTCTTTGCGTTGCACATGGTACTTGTTCGAACTGAACGCGTTGTCAGTGAGGACTTTTCTGAACCGTTCCATGGCGGTAATCCGGTCCTCGGGGCAAATCCAGTCTATGACAGAGGTACCGAGTGCCTCTTTTAGATCGGAGAGTCCGAAAAACTTAAGCGCCTGCGGGGATGCGTAGGTAAGGATTCCCCGGGTGTCAACCAAGGTGATCCCATCCGGGGATGCCATGAAGAGGCTCCGGTATAATTCTTCGGATTGCCTGATCGCCTCTTCCGCCTTTTTGCGGTCCGAGATGTCCCGGCAGATGTAGATAAGCCCGTACGGGGTTCCCTCCGGGGAGCGGAGGACATCCCCGTTCACTTCGAGACGGAGGCGGACATCGCCTTTTACAATGAGAGTATATTCTTTTGGACCCAGCGGACCCTCAAACATCAGCCGGGTATTCGTGACTGCCTGCTCCTGGCACTCCGGCGCAATAAAGGAGAGCATGGATTTCCCGATCAGGTCATCCGGGGAATCGAACCCCCCCGCCTTCACCCCGATATCATTAACAGAGATGATCTTCCCTTCAACATCGGTCCTGACCACAATATCCGGAATCGTGGCAAGCATCCGCCGGTGCAGTTCCTCGCTCTCGATAAGTGCAGTCTCCCTTTGCCGCTCATCGGTGATATTGCGGAGCGTGCCGATGGCCACCCGCTTCCCGTTATAGATGCCGGTCCCGACCCGGATCTTCACCCGGACCCGGGTTTTTCCGTCTTTATGCAGTACGGAAAACTCATAACTCTCCGGCAGAGCATCGCCGGTTATCCGGTCCAGATGGCGCGAAACCACCATCTCCCGGTCTTCGGGTGCGACCAGGAAATCAAATGCTTTTCCGGTCAGTTCCCCGACCGTATACCCGACCATGGCGGCATACGGTTCGTTGACAAAGAGGAGTATCCCGTCGTGGGCAAGGAAGACCCCGTCCTCGGTGTGGCTGACAAGAGTGCGGTATTTGGCCTCGCTCTCGGCTATCTGCTCCTGGCTCTCCCGAAGCTGGTCGAGCTGGGACCGTAGTTCTTCCTGCGATGCTGTCAGCTGCTCGTAGGCACCTTTGAGTTCCTCTTCCGCATGTTTTGTGGCCGTGACATCGAGCTCGATCCCGTCCCAGAGCGTTCCGCCGCCGGGCAGCGGGCGGGGAGCCGAGCGGAGGAGCACCCACCGTTCCTTGCCCGAGGGGGTCCGGATCCGGGCCTCGGTGCTGAAAAACGACATGGTCATGTGGGAGTGTTCTTCCGCTTCTCTGACCCGTTGGAAGTCCTCGGGGAAGATCTGGCTGTACAGCACCATCGGGTCCCGTATCACATCCTCCGGGCTGACCTCGTGGATCACTTCAACCCCGGCGCTCACGTGAACATACCGCTGTTTTCCGTCCGGGTCCCGCTCGACCTGGTACACCATCCCGAGCGGGAGGTTATCCGCAAGGGATCGGATCTGCTCTTCCCGTTCCAGGATTGCTGCCTCTACCTGTTTCCGCTCAGTGACGTCCCGGCAGATACCAAGGATTGCAGGCCGCCCGAGGAATTCAACAACATCAACAAAGAACTCCCCGTCCCGTTCCTCCCCGTTTTTCGTCAGGATCCTTGCGCTGAACACGGTGGAGAGATGCCCACCGGCAAACCTTTGTAACGATGCCTCCTTTAATCGCCCGCGATCATCCGGGTGAATAAAATCCCAGATCTCCCGTTTCATGAGCTCATCGTGCGTGAAACCAGTCAGTTCCTCGGCCTGCCGGTTGATAAAGAGGAAGTGGTTGTCCCGGTGAATGTAGATGGAGTCATGGCTGTTCTCGACCACGAGCCGGTACTTCTCCTCAGATTGCCTGAGGGCATCTTTTGCCTGTCTCTCTTCAGTCACGTCCCTTGAATACACGGCAACGGTTGCAACCCCGCCATCCGGGCCGATTTCCGGGTACACGTGGTTTTCATAGATCCTGCCGGTCCGATCGTCGATGAATACGAGCGGCGTCTTTGTCTTTGCCGCTTCTTCGATCTTCTCCCGTCGCAGGTCTGCAAGCTGGGGTGAGACGAGAGTGTATGCATTCTTCCCGAGAAGGTCTTCTACCGGGGTGTGGAAGCGGGTGGACGCAGCCTGGTTGACCGCAAGGATGGTCCCCTGCATATCGAGAAGCATGGAGGCATCGGGGGGAGCATTGAGGAGAGCGTCGATGGTCTGCTGCGCCTTCTTTCGCACGGATATGTCCATGCTCTGGGTATAGACCAGATCCTGGCCGGGTACCTGCACCCGGGTCAGGGACGCGAGCGTCGTGAAAGTCCTGCCGTCAGGGACACGGACGTGAAGTTCGGCGTTGCGGATCATTCCTTCCGCTGCCAGCTGCTGCTGGATCGCGGAATACTGGATGGGATCGGGAATGAGGCCCAGTTCCGCGATGGTTTTGCCAATGGCATCCTTGCGGGAGATCCTGAGATCTTTCAGGTAACGGTCATTGATATCGATGATCTTTCCCGTAGAGAAATCGGTAACCATCTGGTGGATGGGGCTTGCGTGGAAGAGGGAGCTGAGCCGTTTTTCGGAGCCGTGAAGGGCATCCATGGCGCGTTTGCGCCCGACTGCCATGTTGATCTTATGAGAAAGTTCGGCGAACTGTGACCTGACGTCCCCCCCTTTCTGGAGGTAGAAGTCGGCGCCGGAGTTGATAGCCTCGATGACCACGTCTTCCCGGCCACGACCGGTGAAGAGGATGAACGGGAGGTTGCCGAACTCTGCACGTACTGCTTTTAAGAAAGCCAGCCCGTCCATTACGGGCATCTGGTAGTCGGAGATGATGGCATCGTAGGATTTTTCCCTGAGAGCTTCAAGACCATCGGTCGCGGATTCCTGCGTATCAACAGCAACATCCCCGAGTTTTTCAAGAAATGTTTTTCCCAGGAGGAGGAGGTCCGGTTCATCATCAACGTAAAGGATAGTGTACTGCGCCATGGTCGTTTTTGTAAAGGAGGGAGAGAAGTATCTGCACGTACCTGTGAAAGCTGAAAAATAAATAGTATTCCCTTCACCGGGCAGATCCGAAAGAAAAAAGACATAAAACCACCCGGTGAACCGGTTTTTTGAGCGAAAAATGGCCGGTTTCTGCGGAATATCCGCTGGAAGAAACAGTGGAAGCGGAGATAAGGATTTACCGGCACATTCAACATCCCCCGGTCATTTCCGGAGATGCGGGGACTGCCCCTGTTTTTACCCATAGAACGGTTCTGGAATGCAGAATCCACCGATATTACGGGATTCCCACTGATGAATATATATACAAATATTACGTTTTATCATATGAGGTTCTGAAATCATTTCAGCCCAAGCAGGTAGACTATGAAATTCCATAGCAATGATAATGCATTCACCGGTCTCGAGGCAGCGATTGTGCTCATCGCATTCGTTGTCGTTGCGGCGGTGTTCTCGTATGTGGTGCTCGGCGCCGGGTTCTTCACTACCCAGAAGAGCCAGGAAGTTGTCCACTCAGGTGTGCAGCAGGCAAGCTCAACACTCCAGATCTTCGGGAACGTGTACGGAATAGGTACACCGGGAACTTCAGTTAATACGGTTAATTTCACCGTCGGACTTGCTCCGGGCGGATCGCCGATTGATTTTGATAAAGTTGCCATAACCTACAGTAATTCGACAACTCTCGAAACCCTTTCGCATGTTACGACCAAGGGAGCAGCCATCGCAGGGGGACAGTGGGTTATTTTCTCCGTCCAGAACCAGGTGACGGACGATAACGTGCTTGAGAAAGGCGAGCAGTTTGAGATCAGCGCAATGCCGTCAAAAGCAATTATCAAGGATGACCATTTCTCTCTTGAGATCAAACCGGCGATCGGAGCCGCATTATCCATTGTCCGGGACGCTCCGGCATCAATTCAGGGTGTAAACATCCTGTACTGATTTTTTTACCGGAGAGAGACGGGTGCATCCGGTCATCTGCCGCCCCCGGTCCCGTAGAGATTTCAGCTCTTTTTCTGTCCTGTACATGCATCAGAGGAACATCGGTATTAGAGAACTCCGTTCAGGTCCCCCACCGGATAAAAGAAGCGCGGGGGACGACGGGAACGTGCTGCCGATGACCATGTCACAGCACATGAAATGCGCGTCCGACTTCTGAAGAACCTGACGGGATATTTTTGTACGTGAATGCATGAAATGACTGAACAACGGACGTTTTGTGCCGGAAATCTGGGTAAATTATTTATACAATTATTGCTATTCCAATTACAACGACTGAGCCATATCTCAGTCCAATAGGTGATTTATGAGACCTTTTAATCATGAAAATGCATTTACCGGCCTCGAGGCAGCGATTGTGCTCATTGCATTCGTTGTCGTTGCGGCGGTGTTCTCGTACGTGGTGCTCGGCGCCGGGTTCTTCACTACCCAGAAGAGCCAGGAAGTCGTCCACACGGGTGTGCAGCAGGCGAGCTCAACCCTTGAAATTGTTGGTAATGTTTACGGCACGGGTACTGCAGGGACCTCGATTGATACGATTAACTTCTCAGCTGCACTTGCTCCCGGAGGAACGCCGGTCGACTTTGATAAGGTCGTAATAACCTACAGCAATACATCAGTGCTCGAAACACTGGCCAGGGGAACAAAACTGAATGCACCGGGAGCAGGGCAATGGACCATTGCATCGGTCCAGAACGAGGTTACCAACGATGATGTTCTCGAACGGGGCGAACAGTTCGACATCATGGCAAAGCCGTCCAGTGCAATTATGAAGAACGACCAGTTCCAGATGGAGATCAAACCCGCTATCGGCGCGGCACTCTCTATATCCCGTACTGCCCCGGCTTCCATCCAGAAAGTGAATATCATATACTAATCTTTTTTTGTGTCTGGATCCACAGGTGATTCCAGATTCCGGGCATCTCGTTGCATTCCCCGCCTCGGGGGCAGACTTCCGGGAAAATGACATAGGGATGACCCAGGAAGTGGCAGGAATCCGAACTGGGTAGAGTGGTAAAAAGAGGTTAAGGCAATGACTGATAGGCCGGGACAGCCCGGACTGCACTCGTGCTCAGGGCTTTGCTGCCCAGACGCCGTGCACGTTGCAGTAGATTCTCACCTTTTTAACATGGCTGATCGGATCGCTTCCTTCGAGACAGAACTCCTTCTCCGGCTTCTCACCGGGAGCGAGCATTGCCGTGTGCAGGAACGTATCCCCGATAACCTCGATCCACCGGATGAAGTGCTCTTTTTCCATGGGGTGGGAAACGGCCCCGACTTTCACGCGGATGCCCCGCGGGGTCTTCTCGATGACCGGCAGGTGCTTTTCCCTGCCAGCCTCTACGCTCTTCTCATCGAGCCGGGTCATCGGGTTTCCGCAGCAGACCAGGGTTCCCTTGCCATCTTCGACAATGAGCACCTTCTTCCCGCAAGTTGAGCATGAATACAATGCAAGCATGGTTTCCTTCCTCTAGTGACATAATCGCATAAGGACGGATATATAATTATGGAAGGAAGCAGTGAGGTGCACCACAGGTGAGACCGGGTTTTCCTGCGGCCCGGCCCGCCGCACCTCATACCATTACCGGTCGCCAGCCACGTGTTCGAAAGAGGGAACGAACGTGAGATCCTGGTGTTCGATTATCTCCCCGTCAGGGAACCGGATCGTGAGATTCCCGGTTGCGCCATCCAGCTGGACCATGTGAGAAAACCAGTACTTGTCCAGTTCTTTTCGTGCATCGGCAAGCGAGAAGGCCGGGGTTGTATAGCGCCGGGCAGCGGGGATCTGCTGTACTTTTACAAGGTGCCGGACATTGAGCGTGACCTCTTCTGGAGAGACCGAGATTACCTGGACATTCTTTTTCGGAGACGCGAGAAGCAGGGGCAGAGCAGCGGGGTAGACGATGGCCTTCTCCGCCCAGCTGAGTGAATAATCTGCAACAATGTACGTATCCCCGTTCTCGGCAACCGTGGCATCGATATGCCTGACGCTGACTGCCCCGGCAGGGAGAACAAGGAGCAGCAGGAGCGCAATCGTAACCGGAAATGCAAGACGCGGGATCATAACAAGAGAGGCTTGCAGGTTATTCCTATTAATACTGCGTGCCGGCAGGACGTGCTGTCCGGCACAGGCCCGGATGATGCAATCCCGGCCAAAGACAATCAGGAGGGCCGCGGCCAAAAAAAGGAGATCGTATCCCCGGGAGGGGTTTTTTAGTCATCATCCTCTTCTTCATATTCCGGCCAGATATAGTCGTCATTGGCCGGATCCTGCAGCTCATCATGATCACTCATATCCCGGCGGGGATCGTCATCATGGTGTGCAGGTTGCCACCGGTCATCACGGGTGCTGCGGGCACCATGCCCGCGGTAGCTTTCACCGCCCCGTTGTCCGGAACAATCTCTTCCAGCTCTTCCCATCATACTCACCAGCTATCTTGTTTTCCGGAAAATAAAACTCAATAATATTTCCATGTTAAAAAAGATTTCCAAACGCCGGTTGGATTCCATCCGTCACTGATGGTACGCGTTCCGGAAGACCGGGCCACCTGTCTGCCTGCTGCCGGGCGCGGACTGCAAAACCACAGGTGGCAAGGGAGCGCTCATCGCGTAGCGAGATTCAGTTCCAGTAAAAAAAGACTACTTCTTCTGCACTGCGGCTATCAATACGATCACGCCGAGGGCACCGATCACGGCAACCGGAAGGCTGCCGGATTTTTGTGTCCGGGCAGGAGTTACCGGCGCTGAAGGGGCCGCGGACAAGGTTGCGAGCGTCGGAGCCGGGCCGGATGCCTGCATCTGGTCAACGGTCATGCCAATCGGCGGGACCACGTGCACGATATAATCCGAGATGGGCTGGATGCCGCCTACCATGCCGGCCGGCCGGTTCGTGCAGGAAGAGGAAAGCGCCTGGCCCTTCATGAACGTGACAACGATGCTCGAGCCGTCGTTCCGGCCATTGAAACCGAGAGCCTCGCCGGGCTTTAAGGTCCTGGCGGCAAGCTGCCTGCCGTCGCCCCGGATGGCAACATCTGAAGAGACTGCGGTGCAGGTGGTCCCGGTGCAGGCACTGCAGTCAGGGTTTGTTGAGAGAACGAGGGTATAATTCCCAGCCAGCGGCGTGGGGATAGTTGTCGCATCCCCGACGATATCCGTGACATACAGTTCGGACGGCTGCGAACCGAAGAGTTTTGCAAGCGCAATCCAGGTCTCCCCGGCGCCGCCAAGGCTCGTGGCAACAACGGGATCGCCGGTCTTAAAAACCGAGAATGCAGAAGGGTCGGGTGCAGTACCGGTAAGAGATGAGATGTTCATCGAATCGTACGTGCAGATCGTCGAGCCGCTTGCCGCGTACACGCATCCGTATTGGAGCGGGTTTGCGATTGTTATCATGTTTCTTGAAGGATCCATCGTTGTTATGGTGCCTTTTACGGTGGCTTCCTGGATAACGGCGGATGCCGGCAGGATAATGCAGCAGGCGATCAGGGCAACTATCAGGGTGCATGAGAAGTAGCGGTTCATGGACAATAACTCCGTGTTATGTATAGTCTATCGACCATCGGCAGGAAAGGATAAAAATACCATGCACCTGCACCGGGTTCTTTTTCTTGAGAAAGCGCCAACACGGTAGTATGCAGGTGACGTTTCTTGGAACCAACGGCTGGTTCGACACCCTTGCCGGCAACACGGTCTCGGTCCTCGTGCAGTCGGAGGAGTACGATATCATCTTCGATGCCGGGAACGGGATAGCAAAGGCAGATCAGTACATCTCCCAGAAAAAACCCGTCTGCCTCTTCTTAAGCCACTTCCATATCGACCATATCGCCGGGCTCCATACGCTGTGCAAGTTCCGGCTTAAAAAAGGCCTCACCATCTACGGCCAGCCGGGGAGTGCAGAACTCCTTGACCGCTTCGTTGCCGAGCCGTTCACGGTCCCGATCAAAGATCTCCCCTTCTCCACAAAGGTTCAGGAACTCTCCGCCGGGGAACACCATCTCCCGTTCACGATCACCTGCCTCCCGCTGGTCCACCCCGCCCCCTGCTTCGGGTACCGGCTCGAGACAGACGGGAAAGTGGTTACATTCTGTACGGATACCGGCGTCTGCGACAACGCGGTCACGCTCGCGCGGGATGCCGACCTGTTCATCACCGAATGCGGGCTCTTAAGCGGGGAAGAGAGCCCTGACTGGCCCCATCTCAACCCGGAGAACGCGATCGGGATAGCCCGCAAGGCCCGGGCAAAACGGCTTGCACTGACCCATTTCGGTGCCGAAGTCTATAAAACGCGTGAAGAACGGCTCGCCCTGCAGGAGCATTTTTCCGCTGAATGCCCCGGTCTTATCGCAGCTACCGACGGGCTCCAGTTGAACGTGTAAAAAAGTTATTCTTCCAGTTTTTTGAGCACCCATGCCATGTTCTCGCCGAGCACTTTCATGGTCCGGAGACCTTCCTCGTCTTCGCTCACTTCCCCGGCAGCCATGCCGATCCCAACGTTCCAGTAGGATGACCCGGGAACCACCATCTGGCTGATGAAGAAGAAATGATTCATGGTGTCAAAGGCGTGAATGGCCCCTCCCCGGCGGACTGCAACCACTGCAGCGCCGACTTTCCTCCGGAACATATCGTCGTTTGCCTTTGCAACATACCCCGCCCGGTCAATCAGGGCTTTCATCTCGGCAGAGACATCGGCAAAGTACGTGGGGGACGCAAGGATGATCCCGTCAGCTTCGAGCATCTTCTCGATGCACTCGTTTACGATATCCGCTTTCACCGCGCACTGTTTGTCCTTTCTCTCAAAACATTTGCCGCACGCGATACAGCCCCGGATCTTCTTTCCCGACAGCTGGACGAGCTCGGTCTTGATCTTCTCCTTTTTGAGGGCACGGAATACCTCGTTCACGAGAATTGCCGTGTTCCCGTCTTTCCTTGCACTGCCACTGAATGCAACAACTTTCATACTGCACCGGATTGGTGTTCTTTCCGCTACCGTATAGATGCATCGCCCGGTCATGAACGCGGGTGAGGGGGCCCATCCATAATAAACCCGGGATCTATCCCGTGCTGACGGTAAACCGGTATGCTCCCTTCGGCACGAGAATCTCGAACCGGGCCCCTTTCCCAGCTGTTCCGGTCTCGTGGAGGGTAATGCCGGTGATGGAGAGGATCTCCCGGGCAAGGAAGAGGCTCATGCCGCTCCCGCCTTCATACTTCCGCTCGAAGATCATCTCTTTTTGTTCAGGGCGAATTCCCGGACCATCATCCTCGAAGACGAGCCGGAGCCCATCAGAAACCACCTCCTTGGAGAGGGATATTACGGTTGCTGCAGGTGCATGCAGGAGAACATTCTCGGTAAGAGAGATGAAAACTTTCTCGAGAAGAGGATCGGCATAGATCTCCAGGTTGTCGGACCGGAGATCCCGGTGCAGATGGGAGATGTCCAGATGAGAGATGGCAATGAGAAATACGCTGGAAACATTCTGCCATGCCGGGGTTTTGATTCCGAGATCCTGGTAATTCCTGGCAAACTGGAGGGATGATTCAATCTTCCGGATAATCCCGGTCTCTTTGCGGTGGAATGCCAGCGTCTTCTCATCTGACGCTTCCCGTCCTTCCAGGTTGATATATCCCGAGAGCGAGAAGATCGCATTCTGGAGATCGGTAATAGTAATCCGGTTGAGAAAAACCAGTTTTTCAGTTGCCCTGCGTAATGCCTCCTCGGCCCGCTCGCGATCAGTGATATCATCGGATATCCCAAGGAGGTATTTGGGATTCCCGTCTTTATCGGGGATCGGGATCTTCTTGGTGTGGAGGACCCGCTCCCCCCTGTTCCGGGTCATGATCGTTTCCCTGCCGATATCCACGGGCTGCAACGTTCCCAGCACCTCGCGATCCTTTGCGGCAAAGAAATCCGCCTCCTCTTTTGGGAAGAAGTCATGATCGCTCCTGCCAATCATCTCCTGCCGGGAATACCCCAGCAGCTCCTCGCCGGCCCGGTTGAACCGGACAAAGCGGAGACTGGTGGCATCTTTAACAAAGATCATGTCGGGAATATTTTCAATGATGGTAGCGAGAAATTCCTCGTTCTCCCGCAGGGCTTCTTCGGCCCGTTTGCTGTCGGTAACATCCCGGACAATCCCAAGCACCCGTTCTTTATCCAGTTTTATGACCCGGGCTTCATAATCCCGCATACCGTCAGGCATCTGCAGGGTATAGCGGATATGCCCGAGCCGGCCGGAATCAAGGGCATGACCGATGGCGCTGATGATACGGTTCCCCGTCTCTGGATCGAACCCGACATCCCAGATGCTCCTCCCGATAATCTCCCCCGGGGAAACCGGCAGGATAACTCCCTCGGGAACATGGTAATCCAGGTACTTCCCCTCCCGGGAAAGGACAAAGAGGAGATCCGGCATGGCGGCAATGATCGCAGCATTCCTCTCCTCGCTCTTCTTGAGATCCTGTTCTGCCCGGGTTCTCTGGGCAAGTTCCTCGTTGAGCTCGGCAGTCTTCCGTGCAACCTGGCGCCGTAGCGACCAGAACCAGAAGAGCACGAGAAGGAGAATAGCCGCCGAGGGAAGAATGAGAATCGTGACAAGAGTGAGGATCTGGGAATAGACTCTCCTCTCTTCATACACGCCGAACCATTTCTGGTACAGCTCGTCGTATTTCCCAGATTGTTTCACAATGGCAAGGCCTTCGTTGAGCACGGGGATGAGATCCCGGTTGGCGGGCGAAACGGCAAACGCATAATTTCTCGGTTCAATGGGAGGCTCCACGATTTCGAGATTGGAAAGACCGAGGCGGTCGGCATTGTAAATTCCCTGTAGTTTTGCAACAAGGGCGCAGTCATAATTCCCTTTCGAGAGCAGGATCAGCGCATCTTCCTGGTTCTCCACGGGAACGATCTTGTCAGTCACGCCAAGGTTCCTGATATAATCGTCCATGATGTCCCCCCGCTGGACGAGGACCGATCTGTTCCGGAGATCCGCAATCGAATGGATATCCGAACCCTGCCGGACAAAGACCGCGTGCGACACGACGATATGAGGGGAAGAGAAATTCACGTACCTGGC
Above is a window of uncultured Methanoregula sp. DNA encoding:
- a CDS encoding transporter substrate-binding domain-containing protein codes for the protein MMQMPMDSSLRQDRACGHLRHALILILIFSLLSAPVLAYENGTRVIQVRGDNNYPPYEYTGDDGQPAGWNIDLIKAVAKEEGLNISISLGPWDEVRSELETGKIDLLAGMYYSPERARYVNFSSPHIVVSHAVFVRQGSDIHSIADLRNRSVLVQRGDIMDDYIRNLGVTDKIVPVENQEDALILLSKGNYDCALVAKLQGIYNADRLGLSNLEIVEPPIEPRNYAFAVSPANRDLIPVLNEGLAIVKQSGKYDELYQKWFGVYEERRVYSQILTLVTILILPSAAILLLVLFWFWSLRRQVARKTAELNEELAQRTRAEQDLKKSEERNAAIIAAMPDLLFVLSREGKYLDYHVPEGVILPVSPGEIIGRSIWDVGFDPETGNRIISAIGHALDSGRLGHIRYTLQMPDGMRDYEARVIKLDKERVLGIVRDVTDSKRAEEALRENEEFLATIIENIPDMIFVKDATSLRFVRFNRAGEELLGYSRQEMIGRSDHDFFPKEEADFFAAKDREVLGTLQPVDIGRETIMTRNRGERVLHTKKIPIPDKDGNPKYLLGISDDITDRERAEEALRRATEKLVFLNRITITDLQNAIFSLSGYINLEGREASDEKTLAFHRKETGIIRKIESSLQFARNYQDLGIKTPAWQNVSSVFLIAISHLDISHLHRDLRSDNLEIYADPLLEKVFISLTENVLLHAPAATVISLSKEVVSDGLRLVFEDDGPGIRPEQKEMIFERKYEGGSGMSLFLAREILSITGITLHETGTAGKGARFEILVPKGAYRFTVSTG